Proteins encoded by one window of Amaranthus tricolor cultivar Red isolate AtriRed21 chromosome 4, ASM2621246v1, whole genome shotgun sequence:
- the LOC130809892 gene encoding putative 1-phosphatidylinositol-3-phosphate 5-kinase FAB1D — translation MCQFCPKSNEKMEPNDAKLLGLSAEERVGSTLHSVNPDRGNGSSSVLEVSVHNPPLTSCESFASTLSEDSVYVPFDEGHSKEDDGFDSVQADGNTNGECGVCLDEVVDESDEPAPTFYEQDEFWDPPEAENIKDDQENSMTILDDEDDDEYADADDSEWAMPRSKEKQIAREEVKNGKFKDLVSQLLKKANIDICDAKEENWVNIVTHLAWQAAKFVKPGATEGKSMNPSGYVKIKCVAAGSPGESRLVKGLVFKKHAAHKHMTTNYKNPKLLLIQGMLGPSGSSGLSSFSSMISEDKDNWDDLIQNLQACQPNVILVEKSASRAVMEKILQMGITLVLDMKLNRLERVARCTGSPILSCDNALNPKLRHCDSLYFEKFVEEHAIVGEGGKKPSKTLMFLEGCPTRLGCTILLKGSHAEELKKIKCVVQCAVVMAYHFLLETSFLVDQKAMFSTITYGKAADISSTKLPSKSVACGISGIVHSEEPDIVNSLADEIPISDGGIQESYVPESTAQVTPISHGLQQEDSNHVASCPAKDAEITSLTVFPDNVSDSMQLEADNSSRVCCDPYMTTLSAASRSFSRVMEKVSIVSPDTYDNMSTYIDLKGRDPEIQSEVSVLVSPSEESADSCEMGAENKDKEEKSSSDDSQAMSTSAADGEEKGPADDVEESIGTKDEICSVLDSESILILKSSRNALKGTICEQSHFSQIKFYKNFDVPLGKFLRDNLFNQALKCEACGQLPEAHYYYYAHHSKQLTIRVKRLEKRLPREPEGKLWMWSRCSKCEPDKEKATKRVLISTGARGLSFGKFLELSFSSHSSFNRLANCGHCFQKDFLYFFGFGSTVAMFQYSRVAIYNVSVPAHKLEFNSSIEKGWLQPEIRNVYTTGLVLFNELEKYLKKIESKFSDWKLVLNSHTKGFPDILDMLRLERFEFEENFKSKNDSNDSVYKLLSLNRLRWEILLEACVWDRRLQSLLSSYSTVLQSTVSSMDEIAAREMDLKEQGSSGEEAEGLKTAEETLERMHSAVRRSGKEDEVTQKIVDKEKQELVDSVNDRSNEAKAATTMVKERRTGSYNAGAEEFVQSSEDACHSVMIERKEVTLHSGDQSSENVNDGEVKIEMVAETESLSAKESLNKGIIVGHGEQVLRKLTTGKDTTPGLPSCDSVPSVSLALKPNGIINLPSHLHSEDETTQQDNISDSEHLSEDRSISIQVGEETSSCSADGEVPERLGTPVVEVDSLWWNPFAQTREECMEDLLEGRPSRFGHLPKFELLHSPDFLPTVSKVIIEEGSRLHMPLKDGDFILSDFDGEISTSVACALALMDASTHPALDDDENVTLKRAASEPWPLSKSVDPDFIHSSSSMTFTEAHLASFDGLNRLDSQVSYGRVYNEVTLGVEKYPKGKYSVVVMFPNEFRSLRSRCCPSELDYIASLSRCKIWDAKGGKSKSVFAKTLDDRLIVKEIKKTEFDSFMKFAPAYFEHMTGSVDSGNQTCLAKILGIYQVTIRNPKSGKETKHDLMVQENLSFGRNITRQYDLKGALHARFTAAADGAGDVLLDQNFVNDMNSSPLYVGQKAKRLLQRAVWNDTTFLKDIGVMDYSLLVGVDRERRELVCGIIDYLRQYTWDKQFETWVKSSLVVPKNVSPTIISPQEYKKRFRKFMDTHFLTVPDHWCSQRSSNPCRLCENKVPDSLIIVKSEKSEDVQAQD, via the exons ATGTGTCAATTTTGTCCCAAGTCTAATGAGAAAATGGAACCAAACGATGCTAAGCTTTTAGGGCTCAGTGCGGAAGAGCGTGTAGGTTCAACATTACATTCAGTGAATCCTGATCGAGGAAATGGTTCTTCTAGTGTTCTTGAAGTGAGTGTGCATAATCCACCACTAACGAGTTGCGAAAGCTTTGCTTCAACTTTAA GTGAAGATTCTGTGTATGTACCATTTGATGAAGG gCATAGTAAAGAAGATGATGGGTTTGACAGTGTTCAAGCTGATGGAAACACAAATGGTGAATGTGGTGTGTGTTTGGATGAAGTAGTAGATGAATCAGATGAACCAGCTCCTACCTTTTATGAACAAGATGAATTTTGGGATCCACCAGAAGCTGAAAATATAAAAGACGATCAGGAAAATAGCATGACCATattagatgatgaggatgatgatgaGTATGCTGATGCTGATGATTCAGAGTGGGCCATGCCAAGATCTAAAGAGAAACAAATTGCAAGAGAAGAGGTAAAGAATGGCAAGTTCAAAGACTTGGTGAGTCAACTACTAAAAAAAGctaatatagatatatgtgACGCTAAGGAAGAAAACTGGGTCAATATAGTTACACATTTGGCATGGCAAGCTGCTAAATTTGTGAAGCCTGGCGCCACTGAGGGTAAATCAATGAATCCATCTGGTTATGTGAAGATCAAATGTGTTGCTGCTGGATCTCCCGGAGAAAG TCGATTAGTTAAAGGTTTGGTCTTCAAGAAGCATGCTGCCCACAAACATATGACAACCAATTACAAGAATCCTAAATTGTTACTGATTCAAGGAATGCTGGGTCCATCAGGATCTTCCGGGCTATCATCATTTAGTTCAATGATTTCAGAG gATAAAGACAATTGGGATGATCTAATTCAGAATTTGCAAGCATGTCAACCAAATGTTATTTTGGTGGAGAAATCTGCTTCTCGTGCTGTCATGGAAAAGATCCTCCAAATGGGAATCACCCTTGTCCTTGATATGAAACTTAACCGATTGGAAAGGGTTGCTCGTTGCACTGGCTCACCTATATTGTCATGTGACAATGCATTAAATCCGAAGCTGAGACATTGTGATTCCCTTTATTTTGAGAAGTTTGTGGAGGAGCATGCTATTGTTGGTGAAGGTGGCAAAAAGCCATCTAAAACTTTGATGTTTCTGGAGGGATGTCCGACACGTCTTGGTTGTACA ATTCTGCTGAAAGGTTCTCACGCTGAAGAATTGAAGAAGATTAAGTGTGTAGTGCAATGTGCTGTTGTAATGGCTTATCATTTCCTCCTAGAAACTTCCTTTCTTGTGGATCAGAAAGCTATGTTTTCCACTATTACATATGGGAAAGCAGCTGATATCTCATCTACTAAATTACCGTCAAAATCTGTTGCCTGTGGAATTTCTGGTATTGTTCATAGTGAAGAGCCTGATATAGTTAATTCTCTGGCAGACGAGATCCCCATCTCTGATGGTGGTATTCAGGAGTCTTATGTGCCAGAATCCACTGCCCAAGTTACTCCCATATCCCATGGGCTTCAACAGGAAGACTCCAATCATGTTGCAAGCTGCCCTGCCAAAGATGCTGAGATTACTTCTCTCACTGTTTTTCCTGACAATGTGTCCGACAGTATGCAGTTGGAGGCAGATAATTCATCTAGAGTTTGTTGTGATCCTTATATGACAACTCTTTCTGCTGCATCAAGGTCATTCTCTCGGGTCATGGAAAAAGTATCCATTGTCTCCCCAGATACTTATGACAACATGTCTACGTACATTGACTTGAAAGGGAGGGATCCTGAAATTCAGTCTGAGGTCTCTGTTCTCGTTTCACCCTCTGAAGAGTCTGCTGATAGCTGTGAGATGGGGGCAGAGAACAAAGACAAAGAAGAAAAATCAAGTTCTGATGATTCCCAGGCCATGTCCACTTCTGCAGCTGATGGGGAAGAAAAAGGACCTGCAGATGATGTTGAAGAGAGCATCGGAACTAAGGATGAAATATGTAGTGTTTTGGATTCAGAGAGCATCTTGATTTTGAAATCTAGCCGAAATGCTTTGAAAGGGACAATTTGCGAGCAAAGCCATTTTTCACAAATCAAATTCTACAAAAATTTTGATGTTCCTCTTGGAAAGTTCTTAAGGGATAATCTTTTCAATCAG GCTCTTAAATGTGAAGCCTGTGGTCAACTTCCGGAAgctcattattattactatgctCATCACAGTAAGCAACTCACTATTAGAGTCAAACGACTTGAAAAGCGACTGCCTAGAGAACCTGAAGGGAAACTTTGGATGTGGAGTCGTTGTAGTAAATGTGAGCCTGATAAGGAGAAGGCAACAAAAAGGGTGTTAATATCTACTGGTGCACGTGGTTTGTCATTTGGAAAGTTTTTGGAGCTTAGCTTTTCAAGTCATTCATCATTTAATAGGCTTGCTAACTGTGGGCATTGCTTTCAGAAAGACTTCCTCTACTTTTTTGG ATTTGGCTCCACGGTGGCTATGTTTCAATATTCCCGTGTTGCAATATACAACGTTTCTGTGCCAGCCCATAAATTGGAATTCAATAGTTCAATTGAGAAAGGCTGGCTCCAACCTGAAATTAGGAAT GTGTACACTACAGGACTGGTGCTTTTTAATGAGCTGGAGAAATACCTGAAGAAAATAGAATCCAAGTTTTCTGACTGGAAATTGGTTCTTAACTCTCATACTAAAGGTTTTCCTGACATTCTAGACATGCTAAGACTGGAAAGATTTGAATTTGAA GAGAACTTCAAGAGCAAGAATGATTCGAATGATTCTGTCTATAAGCTTCTGAGCTTGAATCGCCTACGCTGGGAAATTCTCCTCGAAGCTTGTGTATGGGACCGACGTTTGCAGTCGCTACTTTCTTCTTACTCCACCGTTCTCCAGTCTACTGTGTCTTCCATGGATGAAATTGCAGCGAGGGAAATGGATTTGAAGGAACAGGGAAGTTCAGGAGAAGAAGCTGAAGGGTTGAAAACAGCTGAAGAAACGTTGGAGAGAATGCATTCAGCGGTGCGAAGATCAGGAAAAGAGGACGAGGTGACACAAAAAATTGTTGATAAGGAAAAGCAAGAACTTGTGGATTCAGTAAATGACCGTAGTAATGAGGCAAAAGCAGCCACTACTATGGTGAAGGAAAGACGAACTGGTTCATACAATGCGGGTGCTGAAGAATTCGTTCAAAGTTCTGAAGATGCTTGTCACAGTGTAATGATTGAGAGAAAAGAAGTTACTTTACATAGTGGTGACCAAAGTTCTGAGAACGTTAATGATGGGGAGGTTAAAATTGAGATGGTTGCTGAAACAGAAAGTCTTTCAGCAAAGGAATCTCTAAATAAAGGAATCATTGTAGGACATGGAGAGCAAGTCTTGAGAAAACTAACCACTGGCAAAGACACAACCCCGGGTTTACCTTCATGTGATTCAGTCCCAAGTGTTTCGTTGGCTCTAAAACCAAATGGAATAATAAACCTTCCTTCCCACCTTCATTCTGAGGATGAGACTACTCAACAAGACAATATTTCGGATTCTGAGCATCTGTCGGAAGATAGGAGCATATCGATTCAGGTAGGAGAGGAAACAAGTAGTTGCTCCGCTGATGGAGAAGTGCCTGAAAGACTCGGCACTCCTGTGGTGGAAGTAGACTCGCTATGGTGGAATCCATTTGCACAAACTCGAGAGGAATGCATGGAGGATCTTCTTGAAGGTCGCCCGTCTAGATTTGGTCATTTacccaaatttgagctacttcacTCTCCTGACTTCTTGCCTACAGTCTCTAAAGTGATCATTGAAGAGGGTTCGAGGCTTCACATGCCTCTCAAAGATGGTGACTTCATTTTGTCTGATTTCGATGGTGAAATTTCAACCTCAGTTGCTTGTGCATTGGCCCTAATGGATGCTTCAACCCATCCCGCATTAGATGACGATGAAAACGTTACCCTGAAACGTGCTGCATCAGAGCCTTGGCCATTGAGCAAATCTGTTGATCCAGattttattcattcttcgtcaagTATGACTTTTACTGAAGCTCACCTTGCCAGCTTTGATGGCTTGAATCGATTGGACTCTCAGGTTTCCTACGGGCGAGTCTACAATGAGGTTACTTTGGGTGTTGAAAAATATCCAAAAGGAAAATATTCAGTAGTTGTCATGTTTCCCAATGAATTCCGCAGTCTTCGTAGTAGATGTTGCCCATCAGAACTTGATTATATAGCTTCCCTTAGTCGCTGTAAGATTTGGGATGCTAAAGGTGGGAAGAGCAAGTCTGTCTTTGCTAAAACACTTGATGATAGGCTTATTGTTAAGGAAATAAAGAAGACTGAATTTGATTCATTCATGAAGTTTGCCCCTGCATATTTTGAGCACATGACAGGATCTGTTGACTCTGGTAATCAAACTTGCCTCGCAAAGATTCTTGGAATATATCAG GTTACTATTAGAAATCCCAAGAGTGGTAAAGAGACAAAACACGATCTCATGGTTCAGGAGAATCTTTCATTTGGCAGGAACATTACGCGGCAGTATGATCTGAAGGGTGCATTGCATGCTCGTTTCACTGCAGCTGCTGATGGTGCAGGGGATGTTTTATTGGATCAGAACTTTGTCAATGACATGAATTCATCTCCTTTATATGTCGGCCAGAAAGCTAAGAGACTCCTACAACGAGCTGTTTGGAATGACACAACATTTCTCAAA GATATCGGAGTCATGGATTATTCCTTACTAGTGGGGGTTGATAGGGAACGCCGTGAACTGGTATGTGGGATTATAGATTATCTGAGACAATACACCTGGGACAAGCAATTTGAGACATGGGTGAAATCATCCCTTGTTGTTCCGAAGAATGTCTCTCCAACCATCATTTCGCCACAGGAGTATAAGAAGAGGTTCAGGAAGTTTATGGACACTCATTTCTTAACTGTCCCAGATCATTGGTGTTCCCAGAGATCATCCAACCCTTGCAGGCTTTGTGAAAACAAAGTTCCTGATTCTTTGATTATTGTAAAGTCGGAGAAAAGCGAGGATGTTCAAGCTCAAGATTAG